Proteins found in one Verrucomicrobiota bacterium genomic segment:
- a CDS encoding (Fe-S)-binding protein, with product MAGPEELHQAAVRIGRANPEGRQGQSRYLKRLDYSVLQQCIHCGMCLPTCPTYDETKLERNSPRGRIALMRRIADGRLEVTQAFGQELYFCLGCLTCETVCPAGVRYGEMFEHARADIEQAGVMRNPQRDVVRACTLKWLFTHPRALRAIGRLVWLYQASGLESMARRLKITSLLPGRLRMLEPLTPRMQRHFSDQLIHPVETPPDRRFRVGLLTGCVQDLAFSHVNRDTADVLLANGCEVVTPRMQACCGSIHAHNGELETARQMARRTLDAFDLESLDAIITNAAGCGTHLKNYGHLLQGDPGYAERAAKWPAKLRDIHEWLAEIGIRTPAGSRPQKVTYHEACHLCHGQKITRQPRQVLKAIPGLELVELPESTWCCGSAGIYNITQPEMSQKLLGRKMQNIEKTGATTVASANPGCSVQLQAGARQANKGWRIMHPISLLAQAYREAGNGR from the coding sequence ATGGCTGGTCCGGAAGAGTTACACCAGGCTGCCGTCCGGATCGGCCGGGCTAACCCGGAAGGGCGGCAGGGGCAGTCGAGGTACCTGAAGCGCCTGGACTATTCGGTGCTCCAGCAATGCATCCACTGCGGCATGTGCCTCCCGACGTGCCCGACCTACGACGAAACGAAGCTGGAACGCAACAGCCCGCGGGGCCGCATCGCCCTGATGCGCCGGATCGCAGACGGCCGGCTCGAGGTGACGCAAGCGTTTGGCCAGGAACTCTATTTTTGCCTCGGCTGCCTGACGTGTGAGACCGTATGCCCGGCCGGGGTACGGTACGGCGAGATGTTTGAGCACGCCCGTGCCGACATCGAACAGGCGGGCGTGATGCGCAACCCCCAGCGGGACGTCGTTCGTGCGTGCACCCTGAAGTGGCTCTTTACGCATCCGCGAGCGTTGCGGGCGATCGGCCGGCTGGTGTGGCTTTACCAGGCGAGCGGCCTGGAGTCCATGGCGCGGCGTTTGAAGATCACCTCCCTTTTGCCGGGCAGGCTGCGGATGCTCGAGCCGCTGACCCCGCGGATGCAGCGGCATTTTTCCGACCAACTCATCCACCCGGTCGAAACGCCGCCGGACCGGAGGTTCCGCGTCGGTCTGCTGACCGGCTGCGTACAGGATTTGGCTTTTTCCCATGTAAACCGGGATACCGCCGACGTCTTGCTGGCGAACGGTTGCGAGGTGGTCACCCCGCGAATGCAAGCCTGCTGCGGGTCGATCCACGCGCATAACGGCGAGCTGGAAACCGCCAGGCAAATGGCCCGGCGAACCCTGGATGCGTTCGATCTTGAAAGCCTCGACGCGATCATTACCAATGCCGCCGGCTGCGGCACCCACCTTAAGAATTACGGTCACCTTCTTCAGGGGGATCCCGGTTACGCAGAACGCGCCGCGAAATGGCCGGCCAAACTCCGCGACATCCACGAATGGCTGGCCGAAATCGGGATCCGGACGCCGGCGGGCTCACGGCCGCAGAAGGTCACTTATCACGAGGCCTGCCATTTATGCCACGGCCAGAAGATTACCCGTCAGCCGCGCCAAGTGCTTAAAGCCATCCCCGGACTGGAACTGGTGGAACTGCCCGAATCGACCTGGTGCTGCGGAAGCGCCGGCATCTACAACATTACCCAACCGGAGATGTCGCAGAAACTGCTCGGCCGGAAAATGCAGAACATCGAAAAGACCGGCGCGACGACGGTAGCCTCGGCTAACCCGGGCTGCTCGGTGCAGCTGCAGGCAGGCGCGCGCCAGGCGAATAAGGGGTGGCGGATTATGCATCCCATCTCGCTTCTGGCGCAGGCCTACCGCGAGGCGGGTAACGGTCGTTGA
- a CDS encoding acyl-CoA thioesterase, whose amino-acid sequence MSDPNQPPEREPLIRAIAMPADANPAGDIFGGWLMSQMDLAAANAAARRSRGRSVTVAVDGMVFHEPVFVGDEVSLYATVLRVGRTSMTIRVEAWRRRLVAETQHKVTEATFTFVAIDENRKPRPVPPA is encoded by the coding sequence ATGTCGGATCCCAACCAACCACCTGAACGCGAACCCCTGATCCGCGCGATCGCGATGCCCGCTGACGCCAACCCGGCAGGCGATATTTTCGGCGGCTGGCTAATGTCACAAATGGACCTTGCCGCGGCTAACGCCGCCGCCCGTCGTTCCCGGGGCCGCTCCGTCACCGTGGCGGTAGATGGCATGGTGTTTCATGAGCCGGTCTTTGTCGGGGACGAGGTGAGCCTTTATGCGACCGTGTTGCGAGTCGGCCGGACGTCGATGACCATTCGAGTTGAGGCTTGGCGGCGGCGACTGGTTGCCGAGACTCAGCACAAGGTGACGGAAGCCACCTTCACCTTTGTGGCCATCGATGAAAATCGAAAACCGCGGCCGGTACCGCCCGCGTAG